In Lacerta agilis isolate rLacAgi1 chromosome 8, rLacAgi1.pri, whole genome shotgun sequence, one genomic interval encodes:
- the CMKLR1 gene encoding chemokine-like receptor 1: MDLPYNFTDYYDDSSRYYSDDYYITTDESHRTKEPAQDFTFITRIFALLIFTVTCILGLLGNGLVIAVITLKMKKSVNAIWFLNLAVADFLFNVFLPLNIAYTAMGYHWVFGKGMCKVNTFLLILNMYTSVFLLTMISIDRCISVAFPVWSQNHRNPKIAWFLCALIWVLGFLLSSPALLFRDTAMYQDRVICFNNYSLSSLSTHHHLGDKRHKTVTILRFLAGFIVPMTVITVCYIIIIARLKRNRLAKSKKPLRIIIAIIMTFFFCWCPYHVLNLMETQHHFLSKTILENGIPIVTAIAVSNSCMNPVLYVFMGQDFKKFKVTVLSRLANALSEDTVHSTIARRSFTKPSSMSEKETILV, from the coding sequence ATGGATCTACCTTATAATTTTACGGACTACTATGATGATTCAAGCCGCTACTACAGTGACGACTACTACATCACCACCGATGAAAGCCATCGGACAAAGGAACCAGCCCAAGACTTTACATTCATCACTCGGATCTTTGCTCTCCTAATCTTCACAGTCACTTGCATTCTGGGCCTCCTGGGCAACGGCTTGGTCATTGCTGTCATCACGCTCAAGATGAAGAAGTCGGTCAATGCCATCTGGTTCCTTAATTTGGCGGTGGCCGACTTCCTCTTCAATGTCTTCCTGCCCTTGAACATTGCCTACACTGCCATGGGCTACCATTGGGTCTTCGGCAAAGGAATGTGTAAGGTCAACACCTTCCTTCTTATTCTCAATATGTACACCAGTGTGTTCTTGTTGACCATGATCAGCATCGATCGCTGCATCTCAGTGGCTTTTCCAGTCTGGTCTCAAAACCACCGGAATCCTAAGATTGCTTGGTTCCTGTGTGCCCTCATCTGGGTTCTTGGCTTTCTGTTGAGTTCTCCCGCCCTTCTTTTTCGGGACACAGCAATGTATCAAGACCGTGTCATTTGTTTTAACAACTACTCTTTGTCCAGCCTTTCAACTCACCACCATCTAGGCGATAAGAGGCATAAGACGGTCACCATCCTGCGGTTCCTGGCTGGTTTCATAGTACCAATGACTGTCATCACAGTGTGTTACATTATCATTATTGCCCGCCTGAAAAGAAACCGCCTCGCCAAGTCCAAAAAGCCCTTGAGAATCATCATTGCCATTATAATGACTTTCTTCTTCTGTTGGTGCCCATACCATGTGCTCAACCTCATGGAAACCCAGCACCACTTTCTCAGCAAAACCATCCTTGAGAATGGAATACCAATTGTCACGGCCATTGCTGTTTCCAACAGTTGCATGAACCCTGTTCTTTATGTCTTCATGGGCCAAGATTTCAAAAAGTTTAAGGTGACTGTCCTGTCCAGGCTGGCCAATGCGCTGAGTGAGGACACTGTCCATTCAACGATTGCCCGCAGGAGCTTCACAAAACCCTCTTCAATGTCTGAAAAGGAGACAATTCTAGTCTGA